A genomic window from Nicotiana sylvestris chromosome 11, ASM39365v2, whole genome shotgun sequence includes:
- the LOC104233544 gene encoding axial regulator YABBY 5: MASCIDGASEKLCYIPCNFCNIVLAVSVPCSSLFDIVTVRCGHCTNLWSVNMAAAFHSSSSSSSWQDIHHLQVPNYTAPEYRMDFGSSTKCNNRMTMRTPITNNTHEERIVNRPPEKRQRVPSAYNQFIKEEIQRIKANNPDISHREAFSTAAKNWAHFPHIHFGLMLESNNQAKLSCGSRKLSKS; encoded by the exons atggCAAGCTGTATCGATGGTGCTTCTGAAAAACTTTGCTATATCCCTTGCAACTTTTGCAATATTGTTCTTGcg GTGAGTGTACCGTGCAGCAGCCTATTTGATATTGTGACAGTTCGATGTGGTCACTGCACAAATCTGTGGTCCGTCAATATGGCAGCTGCCTttcactcttcttcttcttcttcctcttggcAAGACATTCATCATCTTCAG GTGCCAAATTACACTGCTCCTGAGTACAGAATGGATTTTGGTTCATCAACCAAATGCAACAACAGGATGACAATGAGAACACCAATCACAAACAACACTCACGAGGAGAGGATTGTGAATCGAC CTCCCGAGAAGAGGCAGCGAGTACCTTCTGCATATAATCAGTTCATAAA AGAAGAGATTCAGAGGATCAAGGCTAATAATCCAGATATCAGTCACAGGGAAGCATTTAGTACTGCTGCCAAAAAT TGGGCACATTTCCCTCACATTCACTTTGGACTCATGTTGGAGAGCAACAATCAagccaagctttcttgtg GGAGCAGAAAATTGTCCAAATCATAG